A section of the Pseudomonas flavescens genome encodes:
- a CDS encoding ABC transporter ATP-binding protein yields MAASLLDIRVERKSFAGVTVLQNVALSLREREIVSLLGPSGCGKSTLLRIVAGLEREYTGRVLLGEQGGAVSFVFQEPRLMPWLTVEQNIGFADDRDYDRGRVAQLIAEVGLEGFASALPKALSGGMAQRVALARGLYSRPRVLLLDEPFSAVDAFTRMKLQDLLLELAEHHAIALLVVTHDVDEALYLSDRVLVMGNRPSGIRQELIVNLPRPRDRRDGELSRLKAEALTELHLAHAI; encoded by the coding sequence ATGGCTGCGTCATTGCTGGATATCCGTGTGGAGCGCAAGAGCTTCGCTGGCGTGACCGTGCTGCAGAACGTCGCTTTATCCCTGCGCGAGCGGGAGATCGTCAGCCTGCTGGGCCCCAGTGGCTGCGGCAAGAGCACCTTGCTGCGCATCGTCGCAGGCCTGGAGCGTGAGTACACCGGCCGCGTGCTGCTCGGCGAGCAGGGTGGCGCCGTCTCTTTCGTGTTTCAGGAGCCGCGGTTGATGCCCTGGCTCACGGTGGAGCAGAACATCGGCTTTGCCGACGACCGCGACTACGACCGTGGGCGAGTGGCACAACTGATCGCCGAAGTGGGCCTGGAGGGTTTCGCCAGCGCGCTGCCCAAAGCGCTCTCCGGCGGCATGGCGCAGCGCGTCGCCCTGGCTCGCGGGCTCTATTCGCGGCCACGGGTATTGCTGCTCGACGAACCCTTCAGTGCAGTGGATGCCTTCACCCGAATGAAACTGCAGGATCTGCTGCTCGAGCTTGCCGAACACCATGCCATCGCCCTCCTGGTGGTGACCCACGACGTGGATGAGGCGCTGTATCTCAGTGACCGGGTACTGGTGATGGGCAATCGCCCCAGCGGTATTCGGCAAGAACTGATCGTCAACCTGCCACGTCCTCGTGACCGCCGTGATGGAGAGCTGTCGCGGCTGAAAGCCGAGGCGCTGACCGAGCTGCACCTGGCTCATGCGATCTGA